In a genomic window of Candidatus Hydrogenedentota bacterium:
- a CDS encoding PKD domain-containing protein produces the protein MRFWILDFGFWILACFRASWREAEVAVRNAAKYVKADDERHRVNPKSEIRNPKFLATFYAASFLLAVCGAAPCADAQQPNIGLAPKEAAKEKPADETKTDEAGAERSLVDRLQALDVRERLAQLMLVTLEGSPGPNSSDRDFLLRYTPGGVIIPRVLKPVTAVDYITRLRGMPLEAATGIPLLIGTNLYSLPKPTNDLMPTTFVPMPTLMAVAAANDPDVTQRLSVLVAGHLKAMGFNFHLGPALTLAPSLPEIKGSLECLGSDPRFVAESGTAILKTLEDNGILALPMGFPGGGANKQGQGPPVLLTPSAQLDAQDLLPYKRAIEQGTSIIHVGNILVPTLGGDDVPASMSAVVMRDLLRERLGFEGVIVAGPMDAQEIALKYDPSVAAETALAAGADMLLWNQAGRRVMRTVDVIAAAIADRRIPQETVDAALGRVMRLKQDENLAGRPMPVVKEAEALSKKRDYPDEVYELERRSITLVQNRNNVLPLNKAKSMPVGVTGVAGVDALKAALEKYLKHVSSQEIATAKHGGEIFDFEIDRITKHIMGMRTVVVVLTPNMRVSSQTRLISALQGRGIAVVVVLLGYPDTLPKLSGAEAIVLSYCKPEQTEISMRAVADVLVGQAPVGVLPMLYEIKATAGTPATFSVLDIVRAPAGMLPVTVEPPYVAGLAVPYDPTFSLTKTFWDFGDGAKSKELRAEHTFNSPGRYPVTLTVQDKKKHSTTRTFYAVVE, from the coding sequence GTGAGATTCTGGATTTTGGATTTTGGATTTTGGATTTTGGCGTGCTTCCGCGCGTCGTGGCGCGAGGCCGAAGTTGCTGTTCGCAATGCGGCGAAGTACGTCAAGGCCGATGACGAACGGCATCGAGTCAATCCAAAATCCGAAATCCGAAATCCGAAATTCCTCGCCACGTTCTACGCTGCGTCGTTTTTGCTCGCCGTATGCGGCGCGGCGCCGTGCGCGGACGCGCAACAACCCAATATCGGGCTGGCGCCGAAAGAGGCGGCGAAGGAGAAGCCCGCGGACGAAACGAAGACGGATGAGGCTGGCGCCGAGCGGTCGTTGGTGGACCGCCTGCAGGCGCTAGACGTACGCGAGCGCCTGGCGCAATTGATGCTCGTCACGTTGGAGGGGTCGCCGGGTCCGAACTCGAGCGATCGGGATTTTCTGCTGCGGTACACGCCCGGCGGTGTGATCATTCCGCGCGTACTCAAGCCGGTGACCGCGGTGGACTACATCACGCGGTTGCGCGGCATGCCACTCGAAGCGGCGACGGGAATTCCGCTGTTGATCGGCACCAATCTCTACAGCCTGCCCAAGCCAACCAACGACCTCATGCCGACCACGTTCGTGCCCATGCCGACGCTGATGGCGGTCGCGGCGGCGAACGACCCGGACGTGACGCAACGTCTTTCGGTGTTGGTGGCGGGGCACCTCAAGGCGATGGGATTCAATTTCCATCTCGGTCCCGCGCTCACGCTTGCGCCGTCGCTTCCCGAGATCAAGGGTTCGCTCGAATGTCTGGGGAGCGATCCGCGGTTCGTCGCGGAAAGTGGGACCGCGATTCTGAAGACGCTCGAGGACAATGGCATTCTCGCGCTGCCAATGGGTTTTCCAGGCGGCGGCGCCAACAAACAGGGCCAAGGCCCGCCGGTGTTGCTGACGCCTTCCGCGCAATTGGACGCGCAAGACCTGCTTCCGTACAAACGGGCGATTGAACAAGGGACGTCTATCATCCACGTCGGCAACATTCTCGTGCCGACGCTCGGCGGCGACGACGTGCCCGCGAGCATGTCGGCGGTGGTGATGCGCGATTTGCTACGCGAGCGGCTGGGGTTCGAAGGTGTCATTGTCGCCGGCCCGATGGATGCGCAGGAAATCGCGTTGAAATACGATCCGTCGGTCGCCGCTGAAACGGCGCTCGCCGCAGGCGCGGATATGCTGCTGTGGAACCAGGCGGGCCGCCGCGTGATGCGCACCGTGGACGTTATTGCGGCAGCCATTGCGGACCGCCGGATACCGCAGGAGACCGTGGATGCGGCGCTTGGCCGTGTCATGCGACTCAAGCAAGACGAAAACCTCGCAGGCCGGCCAATGCCCGTCGTGAAGGAGGCCGAAGCGCTGTCAAAGAAGCGCGACTACCCCGACGAAGTGTACGAACTGGAGCGGCGTTCGATAACGCTCGTGCAAAATCGGAACAATGTTCTCCCGCTGAACAAGGCCAAATCCATGCCCGTCGGCGTCACGGGCGTGGCGGGCGTCGATGCGCTCAAGGCCGCACTCGAGAAATACCTGAAACATGTGTCGAGCCAGGAAATCGCCACAGCCAAGCACGGTGGCGAAATATTCGACTTCGAGATCGATCGAATTACGAAGCACATCATGGGCATGCGCACGGTAGTCGTGGTGCTTACACCAAACATGCGCGTGAGCAGCCAGACGCGATTGATTTCCGCGCTGCAGGGGCGCGGCATTGCGGTTGTCGTCGTGTTGCTGGGATATCCCGACACGTTGCCAAAACTCAGCGGCGCCGAGGCGATCGTATTGTCGTACTGCAAACCGGAACAAACGGAGATCAGCATGCGGGCGGTCGCGGACGTGTTGGTCGGGCAGGCGCCGGTCGGTGTGCTGCCGATGCTGTACGAAATCAAGGCGACGGCGGGAACGCCCGCCACGTTTAGCGTGCTCGATATTGTCCGCGCGCCCGCGGGTATGTTGCCGGTGACGGTCGAGCCGCCGTACGTTGCCGGCTTGGCCGTGCCCTACGATCCGACATTTTCGCTCACGAAAACGTTTTGGGATTTCGGCGACGGCGCGAAGTCGAAAGAGTTGCGCGCGGAGCACACGTTTAACTCGCCGGGGCGTTATCCGGTTACTTTGACCGTGCAGGACAAGAAAAAACACTCGACCACACGTACGTTCTATGCGGTGGTCGAGTAA